A single Bosea sp. PAMC 26642 DNA region contains:
- a CDS encoding Lrp/AsnC family transcriptional regulator, whose translation MDHLDQQLLSILRHDGRRAISDIAGEMGLSRATVRARIERLEARGDIIGYTVVLRADAVAMPVRGLTMIEVEGRLLDRVVDALVGFPEIGAVHTTNGKWDLILEVAAQSLTDLDAILRRLRMVPGITASETNLLLATPRSSRARL comes from the coding sequence ATGGACCATCTCGACCAGCAGCTGCTGTCCATTCTGAGGCATGATGGCAGGCGCGCCATTTCGGACATCGCGGGCGAGATGGGTCTTTCGCGGGCGACCGTGCGCGCCCGCATCGAGCGGCTCGAAGCGCGCGGCGACATCATCGGCTACACGGTGGTGCTCAGGGCCGACGCCGTCGCGATGCCGGTACGTGGCCTGACCATGATCGAGGTGGAAGGACGCCTGCTCGACCGCGTTGTCGATGCGCTCGTCGGCTTTCCGGAGATCGGAGCGGTTCACACGACGAACGGCAAATGGGACCTGATCCTTGAAGTCGCGGCCCAGAGCTTGACCGACCTCGACGCCATCCTGCGGCGCTTGAGGATGGTGCCGGGCATCACCGCATCGGAGACCAACCTCCTGCTTGCGACGCCGCGCAGTTCCAGGGCCAGGCTGTGA